Proteins encoded in a region of the Xiphophorus couchianus chromosome 11, X_couchianus-1.0, whole genome shotgun sequence genome:
- the LOC114152800 gene encoding claudin-4-like, producing MVAGGKQILGMALAFIGLLGTIIICALPTWKVTAFIGANIVTSQIIWEGLWMNCVTQSTGQMQCKVYDSLLELPQDLQAARALIVIAIIVAVFGILLGVVGGKCTNFIPDETQKSKVAVAAGVVFIIAGVLVLVPVCWTANTIIRDFYNPTLISAQKRELGASLYIGWGTAALLFIGGGLLCATCPKNENDYDYRYSKARSVDTNKQQYV from the coding sequence ATGGTGGCCGGCGGAAAGCAGATCTTGGGGATGGCGTTGGCCTTTATCGGCTTACTGGGGACCATCATCATCTGCGCCCTCCCAACCTGGAAAGTCACAGCCTTTATTGGTGCCAACATCGTCACCTCTCAGATCATATGGGAGGGTTTGTGGATGAACTGCGTGACTCAGAGCACAGGCCAGATGCAGTGCAAGGTCTATGATTCTCTTCTGGAGTTGCCTCAAGACCTTCAGGCCGCCAGAGCGCTCATCGTCATCGCCATCATCGTTGCAGTGTTCGGGATCCTGCTAGGCGTGGTGGGAGGCAAGTGCACCAACTTCATACCAGACGAAACTCAAAAGAGCAAAGTGGCTGTCGCTGCGGGTGTCGTCTTCATCATCGCGGGCGTCTTGGTGCTCGTCCCCGTCTGCTGGACCGCCAACACAATCATTCGGGATTTCTACAACCCAACCCTGATCAGCGCTCAGAAGAGAGAGTTGGGGGCCTCCCTCTACATTGGCTGGGGCACTGCGGCGCTGCTCTTCATCGGCGGTGGGCTCCTCTGCGCCACGTGTCCTAAGAACGAGAACGACTACGACTATCGGTACTCCAAGGCTCGCTCTGTGGACACCAACAAGCAGCAATACGTCTAG
- the LOC114152803 gene encoding claudin-like protein ZF-A89, with product MGTQLVGFCLAIIGFMGTILICALPMWKVTAFVGTNIVTAQVFWEGLWMNCVIQSTGQLQCKAYDSVLALSQDLQGSRALVCASVGVSVVAIGLSIVGVRCTNFCRYDRLMKSNIGIGGGVVFIIAGVLCIIPVCWSAYIIITGFNNPVATDERRGELGASIYIGWASGALLVIGGGILTGSYRC from the coding sequence ATGGGGACTCAGCTGGTTGGTTTTTGCTTGGCAATCATCGGCTTCATGGGAACGATTCTCATCTGCGCTCTGCCCATGTGGAAGGTGACGGCATTCGTTGGAACCAACATCGTCACCGCTCAGGTGTTTTGGGAAGGTCTGTGGATGAACTGCGTGATCCAGAGCACAGGTCAATTGCAGTGCAAGGCCTATGACTCCGTTCTCGCCTTGTCTCAGGACCTGCAGGGCTCTCGGGCTCTCGTCTGTGCCTCCGTTGGCGTCAGCGTTGTGGCCATCGGGCTAAGCATCGTTGGGGTTCGGTGCACCAACTTCTGCCGCTACGACAGGTTGATGAAATCCAACATTGGCATTGGTGGAGGAGTGGTGTTTATCATCGCAGGCGTGCTGTGCATCATTCCCGTCTGCTGGTCGGCTTACATCATCATCACGGGATTTAACAACCCAGTGGCGACGGACGAGAGGAGAGGGGAGTTGGGAGCCTCCATCTACATCGGCTGGGCGTCTGGAGCGCTGCTCGTCATCGGAGGAGGGATCCTGACAGGAAGCTACAGatgctga
- the LOC114152802 gene encoding claudin-like protein ZF-A89, which yields MVSAGFQIFGIFLASTGFAGDIIVCALPMWKVSAFVGNSIMTAQIFWEGLWMNCVKQSTGQLQCKFHASMLALPQELQAARALVVISIIFAFLGLLLAIAGGKYTNCVEDDLAKSQVAIIAGVFFIVGGILCLIPVSWSANEIIKTFYNPNVHDAQKSELGAALFIGWGSASLLIIGGALLCCRCQQQKDSRYSVKYSAPRLAASTGAYV from the coding sequence ATGGTGTCTGCAGGCTTCCAGATTTTTGGCATCTTCCTTGCAAGCACTGGCTTTGCTGGTGACATCATCGTTTGTGCCCTGCCAATGTGGAAGGTATCTGCCTTTGTTGGGAACAGCATCATGACGGCGCAGATCTTCTGGGAGGGCCTGTGGATGAACTGTGTGAAGCAGAGCACCGGGCAGCTGCAGTGCAAGTTTCATGCCTCCATGCTGGCTCTGCCTCAAGAACTTCAAGCTGCTCGCGCTCTGGTTGTGATCTCAATCATCTTCGCTTTCCTGGGACTCCTTCTAGCCATCGCAGGGGGAAAGTACACCAACTGCGTTGAAGATGACCTTGCTAAGAGCCAGGTAGCCATCATTGCAGGTGTGTTCTTCATTGTTGGAGGTATCCTGTGTCTCATCCCGGTGTCCTGGTCTGCCAACGAGATAATCAAGACCTTCTACAACCCCAACGTGCATGATGCCCAGAAGAGCGAGCTTGGTGCGGCGCTGTTCATCGGCTGGGGTTCAGCAAGCCTCCTGATCATCGGCGGGGCTCTCCTCTGCTGTCGGTGCCAGCAGCAGAAGGATAGCCGCTACTCTGTTAAATATTCTGCCCCACGCTTGGCTGCCAGCACAGGGGCCTATGTTTAA